From Streptomyces sp. CMB-StM0423, a single genomic window includes:
- a CDS encoding ABC transporter substrate-binding protein, whose translation MSAPRRRRAAIRLLAGTAALPLLALTACGYGSDSDDKGDDAAPAAQGEKIGGLDEINIGFFGNVTHATPLVGLGDDGLITKELGGTAVKPQIFNAGPSAIEALNAGSVDMTWIGPSPAINGYTQADGRNLRIVAGATSGGASLVVNPDKIKSLDDLEGKRIATPQIGNTQDVALLNYLAGEGLEVDPQSGKGDVLVIRQDNKEIPTTFQQGGLDGAWVPEPTASNLVAKGGEVLLNEKELWDDGKFVTTHLIVSQAFLKDHPDVVEAVVRGSVKTNAWIKDNPDEAKTLVNEGIEEYSGKPLPGDVLDRAFDDIEVTDDPLASTLGDQADHSVKSGLLDEAKTDGIYDLSILNKVLKSEGRPAVEDAGLGVE comes from the coding sequence GTGTCTGCACCACGCCGCCGCCGCGCGGCCATACGCCTGCTCGCCGGCACCGCCGCCCTCCCCCTGCTCGCCCTGACCGCCTGCGGTTACGGCTCCGACAGCGACGACAAGGGCGACGACGCGGCCCCCGCCGCCCAGGGCGAGAAGATCGGCGGTCTCGACGAGATCAACATCGGCTTCTTCGGCAACGTGACCCACGCGACCCCCCTGGTCGGCCTCGGCGACGACGGCCTGATCACCAAGGAGCTGGGCGGCACCGCCGTCAAGCCGCAGATCTTCAACGCAGGACCGTCCGCCATCGAGGCGCTCAACGCCGGCTCCGTCGACATGACCTGGATCGGCCCCTCCCCCGCCATCAACGGCTACACCCAGGCGGACGGCCGCAACCTGCGCATCGTCGCGGGCGCCACCTCCGGCGGCGCCTCGCTGGTCGTCAACCCCGACAAGATCAAGTCGCTGGACGATCTGGAGGGCAAGCGGATCGCCACGCCCCAGATCGGCAACACCCAGGACGTGGCCCTGCTCAACTACCTCGCCGGCGAGGGCCTGGAGGTCGACCCGCAGTCCGGCAAGGGCGACGTGCTCGTCATCCGCCAGGACAACAAGGAGATCCCGACCACCTTCCAGCAGGGCGGCCTCGACGGCGCCTGGGTGCCGGAGCCCACCGCCTCCAACCTGGTCGCCAAGGGCGGCGAGGTGCTGCTGAACGAGAAGGAGTTGTGGGACGACGGCAAGTTCGTCACCACCCACCTGATCGTCTCGCAGGCGTTCCTCAAGGACCACCCCGACGTGGTCGAGGCCGTCGTGCGCGGCTCGGTGAAGACCAACGCCTGGATCAAGGACAACCCCGACGAGGCCAAGACCCTGGTCAACGAGGGGATCGAGGAGTACTCGGGCAAGCCGCTGCCCGGCGACGTGCTCGACCGCGCCTTCGACGACATCGAGGTCACCGACGACCCGCTCGCCTCCACCCTCGGCGACCAGGCCGACCACAGCGTCAAGTCGGGCCTCCTCGACGAGGCGAAGACCGACGGCATCTACGACCTGTCCATCCTCAACAAGGTGCTCAAGAGCGAGGGCCGGCCCGCCGTCGAGGACGCCGGCCTCGGCGTCGAGTAG
- a CDS encoding ABC transporter ATP-binding protein, protein MSTAITDDAPAGSAQAGDGPAARITHVSKTFGRPGAQLLVLDDVTVDVAPGEFVTLLGASGCGKSTLLNLVAGLDAPTAGTIEIPGGQRPALMFQEHALFPWLTAGRNVELALKMRGLAKAERRTEAERLLELVRLGGAYGKRVHELSGGMRQRVALARSLAQDSRLLLMDEPFAALDAITRDVLHDELTRIWAETKVSVLFVTHNVREAVKLAERVILMSSRPGRIAREWTIDIPQPRRIEDTEVANLSLEITEELRGEIRRHGKH, encoded by the coding sequence ATGTCCACCGCCATCACCGACGACGCCCCGGCCGGCTCCGCGCAGGCCGGGGACGGGCCCGCGGCCCGCATCACGCACGTGTCCAAGACGTTCGGGCGCCCGGGGGCACAGCTCCTGGTGCTCGACGACGTCACCGTCGACGTCGCGCCGGGCGAGTTCGTCACGCTGCTCGGCGCGTCAGGATGCGGCAAGTCCACCCTGCTCAACCTGGTCGCCGGCCTGGACGCGCCGACCGCCGGGACCATCGAGATACCCGGCGGCCAGCGCCCCGCGCTGATGTTCCAGGAGCACGCCCTCTTCCCGTGGCTGACCGCGGGCAGGAACGTCGAGCTGGCGTTGAAGATGCGCGGCCTGGCCAAGGCCGAGCGCCGCACCGAGGCGGAGCGCCTGCTCGAACTCGTCCGGCTGGGCGGCGCGTACGGCAAGCGGGTGCACGAGCTGTCCGGCGGCATGCGCCAGCGCGTCGCGCTGGCCCGCTCGCTCGCGCAGGACAGCAGGCTGCTGCTGATGGACGAGCCGTTCGCCGCGCTCGACGCCATCACCCGCGACGTCCTGCACGACGAGCTGACCCGCATCTGGGCGGAGACGAAGGTCTCCGTGCTCTTCGTCACCCACAACGTGCGCGAGGCGGTCAAGCTCGCCGAGCGCGTGATCCTCATGTCCTCCCGCCCCGGGCGCATCGCCCGGGAGTGGACCATCGACATCCCGCAGCCGCGCCGGATCGAGGACACCGAGGTGGCCAACCTCTCGCTGGAGATCACCGAAGAGCTGCGAGGGGAGATCCGCCGCCATGGCAAGCACTGA
- a CDS encoding ABC transporter permease: MASTDTTGTSGASGSKTGAKSGEDSAAGLAGLEAGLDALDTRTAARTPLRQVLLQKVLPPIIAVALVVAVWQLLYVLEVKPDYQLPGPGQVWDALADQWYEGTLFDVIWTSLSRGVLGFLIAIAIGTPLGLIVAKVPFVRAAIGPILTGLQSLPSVAWVPAAIIWFGLTPSMIYAVVLLGAVPSIANGLVSGIGQIPPLYLRAGQVIGATGLHGVRHVLLPAALPGYLAGLKQGWAFSWRSLMAAEIIATSPDLGVGLGQLLETGRGYQDMAIVLNAILLILIVGVAIELLVFGPLERRVLRNRGLLVTR; encoded by the coding sequence ATGGCAAGCACTGACACCACCGGCACGTCCGGTGCGTCCGGTAGTAAGACTGGCGCGAAGTCCGGTGAGGACTCCGCCGCCGGCCTCGCCGGGCTCGAAGCCGGCCTCGACGCCCTCGATACGCGGACCGCGGCGCGCACCCCGCTGCGCCAGGTGCTGCTGCAGAAGGTGTTGCCGCCGATCATCGCGGTCGCCCTCGTCGTGGCCGTCTGGCAGTTGCTGTACGTGCTGGAGGTCAAGCCCGACTACCAACTGCCGGGCCCCGGCCAGGTCTGGGACGCGCTCGCCGACCAGTGGTACGAGGGCACGCTCTTCGACGTCATCTGGACGAGCCTGTCCCGCGGCGTGCTCGGCTTCCTCATCGCCATCGCCATCGGCACCCCGCTCGGACTGATCGTCGCCAAGGTGCCGTTCGTGCGCGCCGCGATCGGCCCGATCCTCACCGGGCTGCAGTCGCTGCCGTCGGTGGCCTGGGTGCCGGCGGCGATCATCTGGTTCGGCCTCACCCCGTCGATGATCTACGCGGTGGTGCTGCTCGGCGCCGTCCCGTCGATCGCCAACGGACTGGTCTCCGGCATCGGCCAGATCCCGCCGCTGTATCTGCGCGCCGGCCAGGTCATCGGCGCCACCGGCCTGCACGGCGTACGGCACGTGCTGCTGCCGGCGGCGCTGCCCGGCTATCTGGCCGGGCTCAAGCAGGGCTGGGCGTTCTCCTGGCGGTCGCTGATGGCCGCCGAGATCATCGCCACCTCCCCCGATCTCGGGGTGGGCCTGGGCCAGTTGCTGGAGACCGGCCGCGGCTACCAGGACATGGCGATCGTGCTCAACGCGATCCTGCTGATCCTGATCGTCGGCGTCGCCATCGAGCTGCTGGTGTTCGGCCCACTGGAGCGCCGGGTGCTGCGCAACCGGGGGCTGCTCGTGACGCGCTGA
- a CDS encoding MMPL family transporter encodes MGAPRAPRHTKRRQGVAAAVGGWSVTHRWAAVGIWVLFVVLATVAGSAAGRAQVSDSEEVPGETGRSAKILEDAGVDEPVGESVLVQSQKGGPKATASEFRTAVGDVVRAVEGTGEVTDVVSPYESDTISADGRSALVQFRMKGDPETAADRVEPVTDAVAEVQDAHESRGLLIEEIGGASMEKTFDDAFGEDFKKAEYSAVPIAFGILLIVFGAFVAALLPMVLAITAIVATMGLMGVVSHVQPMSDVADSVMLLVGLAVGVDYCLFYLRREREERAKGRDARTALEIAAATSGRAVLVSGITVIVAMCGMLFTGLADFAAMGVASLMVVAVAMVGSVTVLPAMLSLLGERVEKGRVPFLARLKRGKTNAGGESRVWRAVLTRVLRRPKAAVIVATGALAAIALPAVGMNTANLTLDQEFGDSLPIVQTYDRINEAFPGGSDPAEVVVKADDINAPEVRKAIVDFEEQALDTGASKGPIDIQVYDEKNVAIIEVPLVGGSDQDKAEKSLALLRDEIRPVTLEAVDGVEAPVGGQVAGSKDFNDQLVGAVVPVFLFVVAFAFLLMLMAFRSLTIAVTSILLNLLSVGAAYGVLTMVFQHGWGAGLVGAEGVGAIVAWLPLFLFVILFGLSMDYHVFVVSRIKEARAQGRSTADAISHGVITTAGVVTSAAVIMVAVFSIFGTLSMQSMKQMGVGLATAVLIDATIIRGVLLPAVMALLGERNWYFPKALRRLPDLEHAEPQPVPMGSVPPPVPADSPLVEGSRR; translated from the coding sequence ATGGGGGCACCGAGGGCGCCGAGGCATACGAAGCGGCGTCAGGGCGTCGCCGCGGCCGTCGGCGGCTGGAGCGTCACCCACCGCTGGGCAGCGGTGGGTATCTGGGTGTTGTTCGTGGTGCTGGCGACGGTCGCCGGCTCCGCGGCGGGGCGGGCCCAGGTCAGCGACAGCGAGGAGGTCCCGGGCGAGACCGGGCGGTCCGCGAAGATCCTGGAAGACGCGGGCGTGGACGAGCCGGTCGGGGAGAGCGTGCTCGTCCAGTCGCAGAAGGGCGGGCCGAAGGCGACGGCGAGCGAGTTCCGTACGGCCGTCGGGGATGTCGTACGGGCCGTCGAGGGCACCGGCGAGGTGACGGACGTCGTCTCGCCGTACGAGAGCGACACGATCTCCGCGGACGGGCGCTCGGCGCTGGTCCAGTTCCGGATGAAGGGCGACCCGGAGACCGCGGCGGACCGGGTGGAGCCGGTGACCGACGCGGTCGCGGAGGTCCAGGACGCGCACGAGTCGCGGGGGCTGCTGATCGAGGAGATCGGCGGCGCCAGCATGGAGAAGACCTTCGACGACGCCTTCGGCGAGGACTTCAAGAAGGCGGAGTACTCGGCGGTGCCGATCGCGTTCGGCATCCTGCTGATCGTCTTCGGCGCGTTCGTGGCCGCGCTGCTGCCGATGGTGCTGGCGATCACCGCGATCGTGGCGACGATGGGCCTGATGGGCGTGGTCAGCCACGTGCAGCCGATGAGCGACGTCGCCGACTCGGTGATGCTGCTGGTGGGGCTGGCCGTCGGCGTCGACTACTGCCTGTTCTACCTGCGCCGCGAGCGCGAGGAGCGGGCCAAGGGCCGCGACGCGCGGACGGCGCTGGAGATCGCCGCCGCCACCTCCGGGCGCGCGGTGCTGGTCTCCGGCATCACGGTCATCGTCGCGATGTGCGGCATGCTCTTCACCGGCCTCGCCGACTTCGCCGCGATGGGCGTCGCTTCGCTGATGGTGGTCGCGGTGGCCATGGTCGGCTCGGTGACCGTGCTGCCGGCGATGCTGTCGCTGCTCGGCGAGCGGGTCGAGAAGGGCAGGGTGCCGTTCCTGGCGCGGCTCAAGCGCGGCAAGACCAACGCCGGCGGCGAAAGCCGGGTGTGGCGGGCCGTGCTGACGCGCGTCCTGCGCCGGCCGAAGGCCGCGGTGATCGTGGCCACCGGCGCGCTGGCGGCCATCGCGCTGCCGGCCGTGGGCATGAACACCGCGAACCTCACGCTGGACCAGGAGTTCGGCGACTCGCTGCCGATCGTGCAGACCTACGACCGGATCAACGAGGCGTTCCCCGGCGGCTCCGACCCCGCCGAGGTGGTCGTCAAGGCCGACGACATCAACGCGCCCGAAGTCCGCAAGGCCATCGTCGACTTCGAGGAGCAGGCGCTGGACACGGGCGCGTCCAAGGGCCCGATCGACATCCAGGTCTACGACGAGAAGAACGTCGCCATCATCGAGGTGCCCCTCGTCGGCGGCTCCGACCAGGACAAGGCGGAGAAGAGCCTCGCGCTGCTGCGCGACGAGATCCGGCCGGTGACGCTGGAGGCGGTCGACGGCGTGGAGGCGCCGGTCGGCGGCCAGGTCGCGGGGAGCAAGGACTTCAACGACCAGCTCGTCGGCGCGGTGGTGCCGGTCTTCCTCTTCGTGGTGGCCTTCGCCTTCCTCCTGATGCTGATGGCCTTCAGGTCGCTCACGATCGCCGTCACCTCGATCCTGCTCAACCTGCTGTCGGTGGGCGCCGCGTACGGCGTGCTGACGATGGTCTTCCAGCACGGCTGGGGCGCGGGCCTGGTCGGCGCCGAGGGCGTCGGGGCGATCGTCGCCTGGCTGCCGCTGTTCCTCTTCGTCATCCTCTTCGGGCTGAGCATGGACTACCACGTGTTCGTGGTCTCGCGGATCAAGGAGGCGCGGGCGCAGGGGCGGAGCACCGCCGACGCCATCTCGCACGGGGTGATCACCACCGCGGGCGTGGTGACCAGCGCGGCCGTCATCATGGTCGCGGTGTTCTCGATCTTCGGCACGCTGTCGATGCAGTCCATGAAGCAGATGGGCGTGGGCCTGGCGACGGCCGTGCTGATCGACGCGACGATCATCCGCGGCGTGCTGCTGCCTGCGGTGATGGCGCTGCTCGGCGAGCGCAACTGGTACTTCCCGAAGGCGCTGCGCCGGCTGCCCGACCTGGAGCACGCCGAGCCGCAGCCGGTACCGATGGGTAGCGTTCCGCCGCCGGTTCCCGCAGACTCTCCGTTGGTCGAAGGGAGCCGCCGATGA
- a CDS encoding lactate 2-monooxygenase → MNLPFGNYQNEIYLNGLADELPPFTTDLTALEQSARERLADGPFWYVAGAAGSGATARANRSAFDRVRLVPRMLTGATGRSPATTVLGTELPAPVLLAPVGVQSIVHPDGEPATARAAAALGIPMVMSTASSYTIEEVAEASGAGPRWYQLYWPNDDEVCASILARARAAGFTALVVTLDTWTLAWRPRDLDAAYLPFIRGVGTAVAFSDPAFRAGLEKPPEEDLGAAVLRWVPMFTGTDRTWDRLPFLREHWDGPILLKGVQHPDDARRAADAGMDGVVVSNHGGRQVDGAVASLDVLPEVAAAVGDRVEVLFDSGVRTGADVLKALALGARAVLYGRPYAYGLAHGGEAGVTHVLRSLLADLDLTLGLSGHRSVRELGPGDVRRLPG, encoded by the coding sequence ATGAACCTGCCGTTCGGCAACTACCAGAACGAGATCTATCTGAACGGGCTGGCGGACGAGCTGCCGCCGTTCACCACCGACCTCACCGCGCTGGAGCAGTCCGCGCGCGAGCGGCTGGCGGACGGTCCGTTCTGGTACGTCGCGGGCGCGGCCGGCTCGGGCGCCACCGCCCGGGCCAACCGGTCGGCGTTCGACCGGGTCCGCCTCGTCCCGCGCATGCTGACCGGCGCCACCGGGCGGAGCCCGGCCACCACCGTGCTGGGCACCGAACTCCCCGCGCCCGTACTGCTTGCGCCCGTCGGGGTGCAGTCGATCGTGCACCCCGACGGCGAACCGGCCACGGCCCGCGCCGCCGCCGCCCTCGGCATCCCGATGGTGATGTCCACGGCCTCCTCGTACACCATCGAGGAGGTCGCGGAGGCGAGCGGCGCGGGCCCGCGCTGGTACCAGCTCTACTGGCCGAACGACGACGAGGTGTGCGCCAGCATCCTGGCGCGCGCCCGCGCGGCGGGCTTCACCGCCCTCGTCGTCACCCTCGACACCTGGACGCTGGCCTGGCGGCCGCGCGATCTCGACGCCGCCTACCTGCCGTTCATCCGCGGCGTCGGCACCGCCGTCGCCTTCTCCGACCCGGCGTTCCGCGCGGGTCTGGAGAAGCCGCCGGAGGAGGACCTGGGCGCGGCGGTGCTGCGCTGGGTGCCGATGTTCACCGGTACGGACCGGACCTGGGACCGGCTGCCGTTCCTGCGGGAGCACTGGGACGGGCCGATCCTGCTGAAGGGCGTCCAGCACCCGGACGACGCCCGCCGGGCCGCGGACGCGGGGATGGACGGCGTCGTCGTCTCCAACCACGGCGGCCGGCAGGTCGACGGCGCGGTCGCGTCGCTCGACGTGCTGCCGGAGGTCGCCGCGGCGGTCGGCGACCGGGTCGAGGTGCTCTTCGACTCGGGCGTACGGACCGGGGCCGACGTGCTCAAGGCCCTGGCGCTGGGCGCGCGTGCGGTGCTGTACGGCAGGCCGTACGCCTACGGCCTCGCGCACGGCGGCGAGGCGGGCGTCACGCACGTGCTGCGCAGCCTGCTCGCCGACCTCGACCTCACCCTGGGGCTGTCCGGTCACCGCTCGGTGCGCGAGCTGGGCCCCGGCGACGTGCGGCGGCTTCCGGGCTGA
- a CDS encoding bile acid:sodium symporter family protein, giving the protein MNSPVVTVMMPVVLAVIMYGLGLGLTLADFRRVKHHPRAVAAALVCQVLLLPAACFGLVLAFDLAPAYAVGMMLLAASPGGAVANYYSRLFGGDVALNITLTAVNSALSLFSLPLIVNFSLEYFDVGRDDLGLNYDKILQVFAIVLIPVGLGMLTRARAPRVRERIDRPVRVASLFGLFLVIVGVAWVERDRIADSFVDLGPITFLFTLVSLAVGYGATRLVRAAHPQAVACCFEIGMHNVGLAMTIAVSPTLLDSTAMAMPGAVYAVLSYVAATAAGYVLRAISPEAAARRRGPARAPSGDRTAPG; this is encoded by the coding sequence GTGAACTCCCCGGTGGTCACTGTCATGATGCCCGTCGTCCTCGCCGTCATCATGTACGGCCTCGGGCTGGGCCTCACGCTCGCCGACTTCCGGCGGGTGAAGCACCACCCCCGGGCCGTCGCCGCCGCGCTGGTGTGCCAGGTGCTGCTGCTGCCCGCCGCCTGCTTCGGGCTGGTGCTGGCCTTCGACCTGGCGCCCGCGTACGCGGTGGGGATGATGCTGCTCGCCGCGTCGCCCGGCGGGGCCGTCGCGAACTACTACAGCCGGCTCTTCGGCGGCGACGTGGCCCTCAACATCACGCTCACCGCCGTCAATTCGGCGCTCTCCCTCTTCTCCCTGCCGCTGATCGTCAACTTCTCGCTGGAGTACTTCGACGTCGGCCGCGACGACCTCGGGCTGAACTACGACAAGATCCTCCAGGTGTTCGCGATCGTGCTGATCCCCGTCGGGCTCGGCATGCTGACCAGGGCCCGCGCGCCGCGGGTCAGGGAGCGCATCGACCGGCCGGTGCGGGTCGCGTCCCTCTTCGGGCTCTTCCTGGTGATCGTGGGCGTGGCCTGGGTGGAACGGGACCGGATCGCCGACTCGTTCGTGGACCTCGGGCCGATCACGTTCCTCTTCACGCTGGTCTCGCTGGCCGTCGGCTACGGCGCCACCCGGCTGGTGCGCGCCGCGCACCCGCAGGCCGTGGCGTGCTGCTTCGAGATCGGCATGCACAACGTCGGCCTGGCCATGACCATCGCGGTCAGCCCCACCCTGCTCGACAGCACCGCGATGGCCATGCCGGGTGCCGTGTACGCCGTCCTCAGCTACGTCGCCGCCACCGCCGCGGGCTACGTGCTGCGGGCGATCAGCCCGGAAGCCGCCGCACGTCGCCGGGGCCCAGCTCGCGCACCGAGCGGTGACCGGACAGCCCCAGGGTGA
- a CDS encoding LysE family translocator produces the protein MLTTLLAFLGACTLIAATPGPSTVLIIRNSMHSRRAGMMTVLGNETGVFLWGAVAAFGLTALLAASQMAYDVMRWVGAAVLIWFGVQALRAARRGAVAEFADRAGPEVTSWRAYRSGLLLNLANPKVGIFAMSFLPQFVPVSAPQLATTVAFAALWAVYEVGWYAVYVWFVGRLKGLLSRAGVRKRLEQVSGTVLVALGIRLAVEH, from the coding sequence ATGCTCACGACACTCCTCGCCTTCCTCGGGGCCTGCACGCTGATCGCCGCGACGCCGGGACCCAGCACGGTCCTGATCATCCGCAACTCGATGCACAGCCGCCGCGCCGGGATGATGACCGTCCTGGGCAACGAGACGGGGGTCTTCCTGTGGGGCGCGGTCGCCGCGTTCGGCCTCACGGCGCTGCTGGCGGCCTCGCAGATGGCGTACGACGTGATGCGCTGGGTCGGCGCGGCGGTGCTGATCTGGTTCGGGGTGCAGGCGCTGCGGGCGGCACGGCGGGGGGCGGTGGCGGAGTTCGCGGACCGGGCGGGGCCCGAGGTCACGTCGTGGCGGGCGTACCGCTCGGGGCTGCTGCTGAACCTGGCGAATCCGAAGGTGGGCATCTTCGCGATGTCGTTCCTGCCGCAGTTCGTGCCCGTGTCGGCACCGCAGTTGGCCACGACGGTCGCGTTCGCGGCGCTGTGGGCGGTGTACGAGGTCGGCTGGTACGCGGTGTACGTGTGGTTCGTGGGGCGGCTGAAGGGGCTGCTGTCGCGCGCGGGCGTGCGCAAGCGGCTGGAGCAGGTGTCCGGGACGGTGCTGGTGGCGCTGGGGATCCGGCTGGCGGTGGAGCACTGA
- a CDS encoding NUDIX hydrolase, with amino-acid sequence MRTPRRAARLALLDPDGAIFMFRYDDVEAGIHWATPGGGLDPGESPRAGAVRELHEETGWTDVAAGELLCTWEHDFTRQGVPVRQHEHIYLAAGRRREPTAEAVARHPEDRILGWRWWSPAEVAEPYEPLWPPPLSRLLTAPRGGPVDLGYLPVAPSHRA; translated from the coding sequence ATGCGCACACCCCGCCGCGCCGCCCGCCTCGCGCTCCTCGACCCGGACGGCGCGATCTTCATGTTCCGCTACGACGACGTGGAGGCCGGCATCCACTGGGCCACCCCCGGCGGCGGCCTCGACCCCGGCGAGAGCCCGCGCGCGGGCGCGGTGCGCGAACTGCACGAGGAGACCGGCTGGACGGACGTCGCGGCCGGCGAGCTGCTGTGCACCTGGGAGCACGACTTCACCCGGCAGGGCGTGCCGGTGCGCCAGCACGAGCACATCTACCTGGCCGCCGGGCGGCGCCGCGAGCCCACCGCCGAGGCGGTCGCGCGGCACCCGGAGGACCGCATCCTCGGCTGGCGGTGGTGGTCTCCTGCGGAGGTGGCGGAGCCGTACGAGCCGCTGTGGCCGCCGCCGTTGTCCCGCCTGCTCACCGCGCCGCGCGGCGGTCCTGTGGACCTGGGCTACCTCCCCGTCGCTCCTTCGCACCGCGCGTAG
- a CDS encoding DUF1707 and FHA domain-containing protein, which translates to MYPAGIPRVSDEERDSAIELLRDGAADGRLSQDTFLARVDLAFAAHSHEQLAALTADLPPREGRLTRAILGTVAKASSLGVRVKQAWQAERLPPLMLPAPGTIPLRIGRDPRNGLRLMEETVSRMHAELRCASGVWLLRDLGSTNGTFINGRRLTGEAPVRPGDQLGFGHTRYLLTAR; encoded by the coding sequence ATGTACCCGGCGGGGATCCCGCGCGTCTCCGACGAAGAGCGGGACAGCGCGATCGAGTTGCTGCGCGACGGCGCGGCCGACGGCCGGCTGTCCCAGGACACGTTCCTGGCCCGCGTGGACCTGGCCTTCGCCGCCCACTCCCACGAGCAGTTGGCGGCGCTGACCGCCGATCTGCCGCCGCGCGAGGGGCGGTTGACGCGGGCGATCCTCGGCACGGTCGCCAAGGCGTCGTCGCTCGGGGTGCGGGTGAAGCAGGCGTGGCAGGCGGAGCGGCTACCGCCGCTGATGCTCCCGGCGCCGGGCACGATCCCGCTGCGGATAGGCCGGGATCCGCGCAACGGGCTGCGGCTGATGGAGGAGACGGTCTCGCGGATGCACGCGGAGCTGCGGTGCGCGAGCGGGGTGTGGCTGCTGCGGGACCTCGGTTCGACGAACGGGACGTTCATCAACGGCCGCCGGCTGACGGGCGAGGCGCCGGTCCGGCCGGGCGACCAGTTGGGCTTCGGGCACACCCGGTACCTGCTGACGGCCCGCTGA